In Carassius auratus strain Wakin chromosome 20, ASM336829v1, whole genome shotgun sequence, the genomic stretch GAGAAAGTCTTCCTGGTACAGAGCAGAACAGGTCTGTAGGGTTCACTACACACGTGCCACCTGCATGTGCACAACAACAAACCACAAAACGTCAAACCTTAGGAAATGACCGCGACGGTGTTTGCATGTTCTGTTGGGGGTCACAAATGAGAAAATCATCCATATGCAAGCTTTGGTAACTTAATAAAACTGCAAAGAAATCAAATTAATATGATGCATAATCATTCATAATGCTTTTTTATTCTGCAACTATTTCTAAAACCATGCATGCAGTGAAGCTACGCAGTTGGCCGATGACACACAACATGTCCAAGAGCTTGAAATGTATATGAATCTACAAACAAGCTTATGTACTGTAGGTAGTTtgagttttaaaacattttttgcttTATTAATTTCAGTAGATCATGTGGCGTGACAAAGGAGTGCAAATATTCCATGTAGTGGAATATGTACAAGCATGCatacaactttttaaaattaaaataattgtatctaTTTCAAATCAACCACCTGTGTGAATAATTCTGTTTTGTACATTAGTGTTTTGCACATCTAATTGCATATTAAATAGTAcgtatttatatataaagcacTGTTTATGTCAGATCCATACCACATCAATTTACGTTTTAAAGATCATCTACCTTATTTAGCCacgtgtgtgcatttgtgtttgagtgtgtgaacGTGTGTGTTTCCTGAAGGAGTTGTCTGGCTAGCGGGCCTTTAACCTGCTCCTCATCAGTCACCCTAAAGCGCTCTGACAAACCCAAGATCTCTGCAAGCATGCAAGTTCACTTCACATTAATTCCACCCAAAATGTTTTGATTCAAAGtagtttgtattttatgttgcCAAGGGCAATTGAAAAAGAGCTATTGCCGGTAGTCTGGTCGCGCGCACCGGGCCCAGAGGCGATAGCGGGTATTTAAGCGCGAGGGAGAGTAGCCCGAGGCAGCGCGCGAGCGATCACAAAGCGAATCAAGCACTTTTTGCGAGTTTGCCACgaaaattaaaggaaaaaagACATAGGCCAAATGTCATTCTGTTTCTATTTCAACTGTAGCGGTGGTGTGTGTTTACGGCGCGCGCCTCACGCTCAgcacccaaaacacacacacaggcgcgcGCGCCCGGCACAGCGAGAGAATGGTGCGGTGTGTGCGCGTGCGCGCGCGTAAAGGCGGGGTGAAGCTTGATAAAATTCCTGAAAGCTAAGAGGGATAATCATGATTAAAACACAGACGACTTTTCTAAGTAGGATCCTCGTTTCTTGACTGATTTCTTTTGAAAAAGGTTATCTGAATATTCAACGAAGCCAAAGCTGCAGTCAGTGTGAACAACATTAATATGATCTCCACTGAATTTGGAGCCGCGCGGCATTAACATATCAAAGCGTGCGCCCGAGGCGCGAGAAGCTATCGATACCGGAGCGCGAGGTAAAGCAATGATTATTGGTTGTGATGGTTGGAGCGGCGGAGCTCGCGGCTAAATCCAGCACACCATTAACTGGAAGTGATGGTGAGCCCAACACCTAGACAGagtttattaaaaattaagcGCTCGAGACACCGCTCGCTTTATGGCAAACTCCACACGTGTGTCGATCCGCTGCTGCTTTGAAGAGACAGACAAAGATGCGActgatattaagaaaatattaagaaACGCGGAACACGATTCAATTCATCCGCTCAAGACTCGCGGTTTTACAAAATACcgcggcagacagacagagaataCTGAAATTCTGCTGAGATACTCTCAGTGGAGAATGACCAAGAGAAATGTAGGCTATGTTTAATCGGGGTTTGAACTgctgaaaatatatatagttcCTTAATTATGCAGTCTCTGACTAATTAATCTATTTTCTCTGAATTGCGACGTGAGATAATAAACATGCTTTGAGATTAGATAGCCTATAGTTTTAATTTCAATACCAGTAAATAcacgtttttaaataaatacgaACGTCTAGGACAACATAAACACCAacaataatactactaataattgtGTACATCAGAGATTTGCCTTTTCAGATATAATACgttaaaattaattttgcacCTTTttacttgagaaaaaaaattgcatcaaatatgaaaatgtaatatgcatttaataatgcaaaattataattttttcctggCGGTactgaaatgtttattatttctttgtttctaTTATTTTTTAGGTGTGTTTCTCTCAGCaacagtaataattaaaaaacagtaGGCCTGCTCACTGACATGCATAAATGAAAGGAaagacaacattttaaaatgttccaaataaataatttccctataattttttattaaaatattaccattacattttttggatttaaaaaaaatgtttttggattCATAAATGAATACAACCAACGCTGATTTTTAGTAGGCCTATCTTTAAATGAAAGAGGCTAAAATGCTTatgctaaaatattaaaacattgtgCTTGTCACTGGAAAGCGGTACATACATAGGCtattaaaactgcaaaaaaaaaaaaaaaaaaaaaaaaaaaaagaagaagaaaaaaaagaaataaataaatgtatactgtttattttttttcctatttacTTTAGTCTCCTGTAATCATACcataataattcaaattataCTTAACAGTCAAGACTGACGTTAgtgaaattataattataaaacaaaacaccttataaaataaatgaaatgagtgTGTGCTTCTCTTGCTCTCTATTTAGAACATGGATGTGTTGTGACCTTACCTCTCCGTATCACTCCACCTTGTCCATTTAACACGAGTCCGCATTGCGCGTCTACAGATCCctagacaaacacacaaacatatacgaACTTcattatcaataataaaataatcttagCCATGGTGATGATCAGTATTTAGGTTTTGACGAGGCATGTGACATTAAACAGACCACGTGGTTACAGGTAGCTAAGTTGCAATGGTAACGGAACCTGTTAGGCCTACTACATTATGTTGTCAAACCAACAGATTATTTTGCTTTCTCTtatcagtgatgtcatcagccaAAGGAACACTGGATGGCATCAAAAGAAAAGAGTTAATCCGTCTCACGAGACACGACCAGTCTGGAGGCCAAGTCAGACACaaagtctcaaaaaaaaaaaaagcacacatatTCACCCACACACGCTCACATCCATACTGACACCATACTGGCGTGCTCTTATAACCCTTTAACAAACTcatgctctatttttttttctcccgcAGTTAAAGTGATTATAAAATCAATATACAAACCCTTCGGATCAGGCATAAATTACGCGTGTGCGTGTTAAAGGTGCGGCAGCTTCTATTGTTCCGCGTGCCAAATCTGTTTAGCGGCTCAAAGATGCGCTTGTGTGCACGAGACTGACCGCATCTGTTCCGCGGCCTTCACCGAGCGCACGATTTCATTCAGCACCAAAGAAAGGTCCAAAACCTTTTCACGGGACGTATGTGTTGCTCTCTGTGTTTTTGTGTCCGTTCTCATGTGgccctttttgtgtgtgtgcgtgcgtgcatgtgcaGAATGTTACTGAACACGCGACAGCAATAATAAAATGAGTCTTCAcgattttgttttgtagaaaacacgtctaaactttaaaatattttgatgctTTATTAGTTTATGTGAAGctattatttaaaagtatacataatgataaaaaacaaattataaaataatacactaCAAAATTGCATCTCTGCTAAAATTGCAGAATGTTTCCTGACAAATTATGCtattgcaaaacaaaacaaaatgttaaaaatagaaaacgtAGGCTATATTGGTGatgttattttttcatattatttaaacagGCCATGTAAAACATAACGGGCAAatcaaaaaattattattcaacaattatttagtttttattataagTCCAAGCAATACAAATTTTGACAGTTACACTTTTTATACTAGTTAGCTCATTTGTATCTTATTATACTATtatctaatatttaaaataaatcatttctattaattatataaattggATAACGTCTGTTATCATTTAAATACTctattagaattttatttcagtaaaaaataatgtaatcttCTAGATAAAATATGTTCTCTCAaatgcataatacattttatCTGTTCAATTTCACTGTCGCACTGAAAGATTAAAAGGattgcataattattttgatttcTGAAATATGTTCGACTCACCGGTTAAACTTGAGCTGTTTCAGATGTCTGTGCATAAATAACCAGTTGATTGACATTAAGTCCTAAATTGGATAAACTACGGTGCTCTACTGCGGAGGATTTGCCTTTTGTTCGCACTTTTTCAAGCCCTTAATCCGCCTTTTAACGGAGGAAAAAGAAACAGCGGCTTTACAGCAGCGAGGCCCGACATACGCGCCGCCGAATTCACACTTCTCAATATTcactatattaaatatgtaaaatccACCAGCTTaatcaactgaaaaaaatgtgtttcccAGCGTTTCGAAATATAGGTTTAAAAAGTCTTATTTCACATGTTGGGAAATAACGCATTTCTGCCAACCAGGCGATTTTTCATCAGACggacttttttttatctttttttttttcgttgcgATTTTTCCCCTTGCgtatcagtttattttaattagctGTTTCGAAATACTAATGCATGGTTcgttattaaattaatatgttGGGCGAAAACGAAAAGGCCGAGAAGAAGCGATCGCTCGGCCtcgatttttctttttcagtctctCCTGACTTCTAAGGTTTTTTTTGTCGAAGCCCTCGGGCAATCATTTCTTCTGTTCGGGCAGTGAAAGTGACTATGCAACATCCCTGAAGACGTCAACTTCTCTGCAGCCTGCGCGCGTGTGAGGCGGTGGTGACACGTtgagtgtgtgtattttgtgCTTGAACGGTAGAAATGCCGGTGAGGTGTACCTGTAGGTCATCGGCCCCCGGTGGCGGCAGCCCCAGACCCGCTCCGGGCAGCAGTCTTTGCTCGGGGTGCATGCCGTACTGAGAGCCGTGGCTCATGATTGACAGGTCATGCCTGCGGTACGCGTCCAGACAGCCCAGTTCCCGCCGCTGCTCGTCCAGGCACGAGGACTTGAGCGCGCGGGCGTTGTGAAGGTTGATGAAGTCCGCCGGTTCGCCGTGATGGAGCTGCTGGTAGTACTGCTGCGAGTGATGGAGAGAGTTTAACGAGTACGCGTCCGGGTTCACGGCCGGGTGGCTGTGCTGGAACTCGTAGTGGAAGGACTGGTGGTGTAAGGGCGTGTACTGGTGGTTCGTGGGAAAATACGGGGAGGCAAAATCGGTTCCGGTAGCTGGGTATGTAAGCGGAGACGATGAAGAGTAAGCGACAGACGAGTTGGCCACAGATTCCAAGCATCCGAGTTGCATCAAACGGTAGCTGTTTGATCCGTCGTGACGTATCTGTGCgggggaaaaaagagaaaaatatgagGGATGTCATTTACACGCGCTCGCAGCGATCCGCGCGCATTCCTCACGCGGCGGAAACTCAAACCTTccccaaacacacaaacacacacagcagctcaaAGTGTCTTTAGAAAAGTACCTGACGGCGATGTCATCTCTCCGTGCCTGGGAGGGAGTGCGTGAAACACACTGCAAACTGCTCCACGAGCTCACAGCGTTTTTTTCCCTCCCTCTCTTGTCTATCATTTTCCGCGGTGTGTGTTATTTgactatatttttattactacatCCGTGCAATCGCTATTAAAAGCAGTTTTGTGCCAAGTCTACGGCCGTTTCACAGCAGGTAAGCACAAGACAAGAGAGTCTGCACCACTAATAATTATTATGACATACATAAAAAGAACGAGCAAACGGTTCTAATCATGGCAAGAGACTTTAACATGAACTCTAGAGAAATATTCgccactaaaaaacaaaaaaacaaaaaacaaactaataGTAAAAGCCATTTTCAGTAGAAACTAACACATGGTATATTTCTCCTCGCCTTGCAGCAAAGTCTTAACTTCCATTCCACTGTGCTAAGTAATCTTAATTTCCCTCCATGCCATGCTACGCTAAATGACATGAAATTAAAAGATTTTTGTGAAgtgataaaaatgaatttaaataccTCCGCGTCGTGCACCAGTCCCGGAAATGTGGCTGACATTCTCGCGATCCAATAACCCGATTTCCTCGCGCTGTTGGacgaatgaaagaaaaaaaaatccccaaaatagcgCGTGAAAATGAAATGTCGCCTCGCGCAGTCGGTAAAAGCGGCTGAAATGCCTCCCCTCTGCACAAAGCGCTCCCTGGCTCGGATTTTGTACTTGCTGGGTATTTCTCCGGCTGATGTCGTAGGTCCCTTGGTAATATAGAAGTTTTGAAAATTAAGCATCAGCATTGAGGAAAGGGAGGACAATAGAGAGAGCAGCCTCATCCCTGGAGACACGGAATAAATATTGTATCTTCGCCTAATAAGGAACCAAGTGCGCTTTCAACATTTTTGATGATTTTTGTGGACATTTCTTTAAGGTCGTTTGTGCTTTCTTTAGCAGGGCCAGTTTTATTAGTCTCTGTTTTCCTCGCGGCTTTACCATTTACCTGCTTTTTGGATTTTTTCACCAGCACGTAAGTTTAACTCGGTGTATTGTGTCATTGTAATTTGGATTGCACGATTaaacgttttgttttgttatttcacTGCTTCACAGTGTGGTCTTAATCcgtatttatcaaatattttaatttctggtTAAATGAATGAGAGACACTTGCATGGAAGCAAAATTAATTGCAGATAGATATGGTAGGAACGAATATTTCCCTTTTcacgttttcttttatttattatcacacaatgcattttttattattgcaatcgAACAATTCGTTTGGAAATAATGTTGCACAAAGAACATTAAACAGCAGAATAATATTAAATCTACGAATTACTTGAAAGACTGTTTTTATACCATGCAATGCAAATAGCCTATTTATACCACTTTATCGTCCGCTGTATACTATAATTCTAccactttattatttaattcatttagtaGCCTATTAATTTAGTGAGTTTAGTAATGGCTTTTGACCAAATCGTCGAGGCACGGTCAATTTAGATTCAGTTTAATTGTCTTGCAGCCAATCCAATCGAGATTTAATGTTTATGTTCTGTTCGCTACCGAACCGGGACAGTGACGGTCTGACCCACGCTGGAAGTGTTTTGTGCACGTTTAGGATGAAGAGTGGGGCGCGCGTGGGGGGTCATCGCTCAAATCAGCCTGTCGGTCAAATTTACGCTTTGAGAACCACACAGGTGCATTAAAAGTCTTGGACACCAGTTTTACCtatagcatgtaaaaaaaatccaagattgtTCCTAGGAAAAATAAAACGTTTAACACTTCCTGCTcatgtgcaaatgtgtgtgtttaagtcATTCGCCTCATTCGCAGTGTTTCTGAATGTCTCCTCCCTCCCCAGCAGCAAAATACTCGAGTCTTTAGGATTTTGTGTCTATGAGAGCTTTGGCagtttttaagcatttaaaaagcTGATGCTCCCTTATTTAACCAAAATTACCGCCATCACCGCGGGCTCGCGCCCTCGTGCATGAGAAGGGCGGACGGAGACGCCTAGAGCGCCCGGTGTCTCGCGCAAAGGGAGGATCCtctcacaaacatacacatatacTACTGACGTATTCCGTTTCATAAATGTTTTACGCGCAAAACTACAGTGAGAGAAGGGAAgcctcattttattttcatttaatggtCGAGCTAAAACGACTTGTGTTATTTTAAGTAGACATTACTGAGCAGGCCTACATCACTGGCTCTTTATTTCTCTGGCAAACAAAACAGGAAAGGAAAACTATGACTCTGGAAGACCCAACACCAAGATGACTTCAGATTAACATTGCACAATGCAGACTAAACTAATAAAATCTTAGCGAATATAGCCAAAGAAAGCCAACAAATGGTTCGTAAACTCAATAGTgaataacaaaaacatgaaaatggaATAAAACGAGTTGGTTGTTGTCTCGAGGTGACTGTGGAAATGAATCGCCCAGCAGGAGGCTCTTATGAAATAACACGGTCTGGTTTCAGATATATATATCTAAGGCCTGCAGGCAGACTGTAAATTACACGATGTGAGCGCGAGAGAACCCGTCCTCTCACGTGAGGGATTAGAAGCTTTCGCTTGTGTAGTCTGCGAGAGCTCGCGGGATTGAGCGAAGCACCAGTTGCACGGTAGACGGTCTTAATAGGGCTTAACGCGCCAAACAGCGGATGCACATATGCACGCTATACCGGTCAGTGCTCGAGTCCATCTGTTCGGTCTGGATGCTCCTCGAGATGGTTCCACCTCGTAAATCCACCACCAATCCATGGaacattagaaataaaaataacagatgcAAAATGAAACTTTAGAGGAGGTGTCCATCCCAGTGTAGACTGACCCAGAGTTGACTGTAATTGATTTAACATTGGATTAAAAGCGTCACAAACTGTGACTGGCAGCTGGCTGCCACAATCATAAACTAATGCAAATATGCGGGTGACTCTTAAAACCTCTGTTAATTTGGAACAATATCAATATAGCCTAAAATCGAAATGTTTTGGCAGACACTCAAACGTTTAAGGAAAGTTACAATAGGCTTAccaataaagttttaaatatgaaaacattagtAGCTATAGCAATATCAGTAGCCTGTGTGTAAACATAGTAAAATCATCCAATTACAGAGTTACGATGGCTAATTTATGAGCAGTTCAACTTGGAAGGTCTAAGTTTGTAATCGTTCAATCTTTGTATTTAACCACGTGTTAATAACCACCACTGATGATTAAAAACagactttctcaaaaaaaaaaaaaaaaaaaaaaaaaaaaacacccctctCAAACAGTTTGCTAGTGCGTTGCCCCTTTCCTAAACAAAGTTTGACACCAGTTATCAAACCTC encodes the following:
- the LOC113120668 gene encoding transcription factor AP-2-delta-like — translated: MRLLSLLSSLSSMLMLNFQNFYITKGPTTSAGEIPSKYKIRARERFVQRGGISAAFTDCARRHFIFTRYFGDFFFFHSSNSARKSGYWIARMSATFPGLVHDAEIRHDGSNSYRLMQLGCLESVANSSVAYSSSSPLTYPATGTDFASPYFPTNHQYTPLHHQSFHYEFQHSHPAVNPDAYSLNSLHHSQQYYQQLHHGEPADFINLHNARALKSSCLDEQRRELGCLDAYRRHDLSIMSHGSQYGMHPEQRLLPGAGLGLPPPGADDLQGSVDAQCGLVLNGQGGVIRRGGTCVVNPTDLFCSVPGRLSLLSSTSKYKVTIAEVKRRLSPPECLNASLLGGILRRAKSKNGGRCLREKLDRLGLNLPAGRRKAANVTLLTSLVEGEALHLARDFGYTCETEFPTKAVGEHLARQHTEPKEQNARKKMVLATKQICKEFQDLLSQDRSPLGSSRPTPILDLDIQRHLTHFSLITHGFGTPAICAALSTFQTILSEMLNYLEKHSANKSTGTPDTNQINSNSDKTLRKTTEPQTKDGKIEKTE